The Gordonia iterans DNA window GATCTTGGTTCCCGCGTGGAGCAGGCCCTCGCCGGTCGCGCCGGTGATCGTGTCGCCGGTCCGCGGGGTGCCCGGGTAGTTTTCAGCGGCCAGCACCACCACCACCGCGGCACCGTCGTGCCAGCGGAGCGTCGGCAGGTCCGCCAGGGATCCGGTGGCGACGGCGTGCAGCGTCGCACCGAGGGGGGACTCCAGAAGCTCGAGCACCGCCTGCGTCTCCGGGTCGCCGAAGCGGCAGTTGAACTCCACCACGGCCGGCCCCTCGGCGCCCATCGCCAGGCCCGCGTAGAGCAGACCGGAGAACGGTGTTCCCCGGGAAGCCAGCTCGACGGCGACGGGGCGCACCACCTCGTCGACGATCTGCTCGACGCTCCCCTCCGGAAGCCACGGCAACGGCGTGTAGGCACCCATGCCGCCGGTGTTCGGGCCCTGGTCGCCGTCGCCGACGCGCTTGTGATCCTGCGCCGGCAGCAGCGGCACCACGTCCTCACCGTCGACCAGACAGAACAGCGACACCTCGGGACCGTCGAGGAAGCTCTCCAGAAGCACCGGGTGCCCGTGCTCCAGACAGTCCGCGGCGTGCGCCCGGGCGGCGGCGCGATCGGCGGTCACCACCACGCCCTTGCCCGCGGCCAGACCGTCGTCCTTGACCACCCAGGTGGGGCCGAACCTGTCGAGCGCGGCGTCCAGGTCGGCGGGGTTGTCGACCACCTCGGCCCGCGCGGTGCGCACACCGGCGGCGGCCATCACGTCCTTGGCGAAGGCCTTCGAGCCCTCGATCTGGGCGGCGGCGGCACTCGGTCCGAAGGTGGGGAAGCCCGCCTCGCGCAGCGCATCGGCGACTCCCAGCACCAGCGGCACCTCGGGGCCGATCACCACCAGGTCGGGCTTGATCCGCTGCGCCAGCTCCACGACGGCCTCGCGCGAGGCGACGTCGACAGCGTGGTTGGTCGCCACCGCAGCGGTGCCGGCGTTGCCCGGCGCGGCATGCAGGTCGTCGACCGACGGGTCGCGCTTGAGGCCGAGGAGGAGGGCGTGTTCGCGGCCGCCCGAGCCGATCACGAGTACTCGCACGACGACCAGCCTAATCGGCCTCGCTGGTCGAGCGAAGTCGAGACCACTGGCCGACTGCCGCGACGGCGTTCAGCCGCCACGAGGCATCAAGAGTCCGCGGATTCGCCCGACCGGACTCGAGAAGTCCGCGGATCGGCGCGCTGGACGCGCCGATCCGCTGGACTCCTGCCCCAGATCGAGCCGATCCGCGGACTACTTCGTGGGCGCGGTCAGGTCGTAGAGCACGACGCCGTCGACCGTGGTCGAGGTGAAGTTCGCCGTGACCCACTCGCTGATCTGGGAGGCGGTGCCGCTCCCTCCCCGGCCGCCGCCCATCATCCCGCCGCCGGAGGCGATGAAGTAGTGGATCTTCCCTTCTTCGACGTACTTCTGGAACTGTTCGAGTGTGGGCGAGGGATCGGTGCCGTTGAACCCGCCGATCGGCATCACCGCGTGCCCGGACTCGATCTGGAAGCCGGACGCCGAGTTGGATCCGAGCGCGGCGGCGACCCAGGTGAACCGGTCGGCGTCGGTCCGCAGCAGCGCGACAACGTGCTCGCTGGGCTCGGAGCCCCGCAGCAGCCCACCCGCCGCATCGCCGGGTCCCGCAGTCCGAGAGGAAGGCCCGGTCTGACCGTCTCCGCCGGTTCCGGGAGGAGCAGTCCCGACACCGGGAGCGGCCCCGGTCGGCGGATTCCCGGGCGCCGCCGGCGGCATCCCGCCCGGACCGAATCCTCGACCACCGTCACGCCCCGATCCGTCACGTCCGCCGTCGCGCATTCCGGGCGGCCCGCCGCGACCCGGACCCGATCCGCCGTCCACGCGCGGGCCTGCGCTGATGATCGAGCCCTGCGCTGGAGTGGCCAGGGTGTCCACGGTGTACGCGGCAGGCCCGGCGAGAGCCGCGACGATCGCGAAGGCAGCCGCCACGCGGGCCGCCGCGCCCGTGCGTACGACGATCAGCGCCAGCCCGGCGAGGACACCCGCCGCCAGCACGACCCAGCGCAGCCACGGCACGAACTCCGCCGAACGGCCGAGCAGGACGCATGCCCAGATCGCCGCCGTGATCGAACCTGCGGCGAGGACGAGCCGCACCCACAGCCGGTCACGTGCGCTCCAGCACACGGCTGCCCCACCGGCGAGCAACCCGGCGAGCGCAGGTGCGACGGCCGCGGTGTAGTAGCTGTGGAAGATGCCCTGCATGTAGCTGAACACCGCGATCGTGGTCAGCATCCAGATGCCGAACAGCGCGAGGAACGCACGACGGCCGTCGGTGCGCACGGCACGCCCGATCAGGACCAGAGCGGCCACCGCGAAGATCAGCGCCGTCGGGATCAGCCATGCGATCTGGCCGCCCTGCTCACCGTCGAACATCCGCCAGAAGCCGGTCTCCCCCCACATGCCTCCCCCGGCTCCGGCCGGTCCGTCTCCGGTTCCCGCGACACCCGCGTGAGCGTCCCCGCCGCCCGGTGTCACAGCGCCCCGCTCGTTCCCGTTCAAACGCCCGAATCCGTTGTATCCCAATGTCAGTTCAAGGATCGAGTTGTTCTGCGAGCCGCCGATGTACGGGCGCGAGTCGGCCGGCCAGAGCTCGACAGTCAGAATCCACCATCCCGCGCTGACGATCATCGCTCCCAGAGCTGCCGACAGCTGCCCGAACCGGCGCAGCCAGGTGCCCGGCGCGAAGGCGAAGAACGCGACAGCCAGCGCCGGCAGGATCAGGAAGACCTGCAACTGCTTGGTCAGGAATCCGAATCCGACGGCGACACCAGCCCAGAGCGCCCAGCGCCACCGGCCGGTCTCGATGCCCTTCGTCGTCGCCCAGGCGGCGACGAGCATCAACAGGATCAGCAGGGCCTCGGGATTGTCGTACCGAAACATCAAGGCGGCCACCGGAGTCAGCGCGAGCACCGCTCCGGCACCGATCCCCGCCCAGTGCCCGAACTGCTTCTTGACGATCACGTAGAGCAGCCACACCGAGGCCACTCCCATCAACACCTGCGGGACCAGGAGCGACCACGAGTTGAGACCGAATACCCGCACGGACAGAGCCGGAATCCACAGCGACGCAGGCGGTTTGTCCACCGTGATGGAATTGGCCATGTCCGACGACCCGAAGAACCACGCCTTCCAGCTCTCCGAGCCGGCCTGGATGGCCGCGGTGTAGAAGGAGTTCGCCCAGCCGTTCGCGGAGAGATTCCACAGGTAGGCGGCCAGGGTGCCGATCAGGAGGACAGCAAGAGAACTCCATTCGATCCACTGGGATCGCCGATTCACTTGCAGCGCAGCGTCTTTTTGCTTCTCACCTCCGGTCTGTGCAGAGACGGGCGAGAGCTCGACAGTAGTCATGATGCAGCCTCCTCACGGCTGTCGAAACGAGTCGGACCGCGCCGCACAAAGATCCAGCGGAGTCCGACGAAGCGTGTGGCCGTCGCGACCAGATTCGCGACAATCAAGACGGCGAGTTCGAGCCCGCGGCTCGACTCGGCGACGGCGGCGTGCAGCGCCACGAGCGACCCGGCGGTGACTGCCCAGCCGAAGAGAAACACACCCCAGCCGAAGAGATGGTGGCCGACGAGTCCACGCCGACCGCGCACGC harbors:
- a CDS encoding ArnT family glycosyltransferase, whose amino-acid sequence is MTTVELSPVSAQTGGEKQKDAALQVNRRSQWIEWSSLAVLLIGTLAAYLWNLSANGWANSFYTAAIQAGSESWKAWFFGSSDMANSITVDKPPASLWIPALSVRVFGLNSWSLLVPQVLMGVASVWLLYVIVKKQFGHWAGIGAGAVLALTPVAALMFRYDNPEALLILLMLVAAWATTKGIETGRWRWALWAGVAVGFGFLTKQLQVFLILPALAVAFFAFAPGTWLRRFGQLSAALGAMIVSAGWWILTVELWPADSRPYIGGSQNNSILELTLGYNGFGRLNGNERGAVTPGGGDAHAGVAGTGDGPAGAGGGMWGETGFWRMFDGEQGGQIAWLIPTALIFAVAALVLIGRAVRTDGRRAFLALFGIWMLTTIAVFSYMQGIFHSYYTAAVAPALAGLLAGGAAVCWSARDRLWVRLVLAAGSITAAIWACVLLGRSAEFVPWLRWVVLAAGVLAGLALIVVRTGAAARVAAAFAIVAALAGPAAYTVDTLATPAQGSIISAGPRVDGGSGPGRGGPPGMRDGGRDGSGRDGGRGFGPGGMPPAAPGNPPTGAAPGVGTAPPGTGGDGQTGPSSRTAGPGDAAGGLLRGSEPSEHVVALLRTDADRFTWVAAALGSNSASGFQIESGHAVMPIGGFNGTDPSPTLEQFQKYVEEGKIHYFIASGGGMMGGGRGGSGTASQISEWVTANFTSTTVDGVVLYDLTAPTK
- the purD gene encoding phosphoribosylamine--glycine ligase, with the protein product MRVLVIGSGGREHALLLGLKRDPSVDDLHAAPGNAGTAAVATNHAVDVASREAVVELAQRIKPDLVVIGPEVPLVLGVADALREAGFPTFGPSAAAAQIEGSKAFAKDVMAAAGVRTARAEVVDNPADLDAALDRFGPTWVVKDDGLAAGKGVVVTADRAAARAHAADCLEHGHPVLLESFLDGPEVSLFCLVDGEDVVPLLPAQDHKRVGDGDQGPNTGGMGAYTPLPWLPEGSVEQIVDEVVRPVAVELASRGTPFSGLLYAGLAMGAEGPAVVEFNCRFGDPETQAVLELLESPLGATLHAVATGSLADLPTLRWHDGAAVVVVLAAENYPGTPRTGDTITGATGEGLLHAGTKIDRDGDVVSAGGRVLGIVGRGADLRAARAQAYERLAAVRLPGSHFRTDIGLAAEEGRISL